The Fimbriimonadaceae bacterium genome contains the following window.
CAAGGACAAGTTGATAGTCGCATCTGAATGGCTCGAGGTGCTCTAGCTCAATTTGGTATTTAACGCGGATGACACCGTTCGGAACCTGTGATCTGATGATTCTAGGGAAGCCATCCTCGACCCTAAACGGCTGGTTCCCAACCACTTCGAGCAATGGGTGGTCGTACTCGCGAAGCGGTATATATCCGAACTCAGCTAGCTTTGACTCAAACTCGAAGGCAACGTCTGTACCGGCAATCAGGGATTGGGCCTCGGCCACGATCTGGTTGAGGGACTGGCCCGAGTCGTCTCGTGATTCCTTTACGAAGACGATCAGCAGATAAAGAAGCTTTTGTAAAGAATCAAGCTGGTTCTCGGATGAAACACGCACTGTTCTCGGGTCAGTTGCCACCAGCGACTTCACCTCAACCGCTAAGTCGCTGAAAATGAAGTCTTGTTGAGCGCGCTCTGGCCCGTGCCACGCCCCAACGGCTCCTCTTGCACCAGCCGGCGTGCCCAAGAGCTCAAGCAGGAACCAAACCTCGGCAAACAGTCCCCTGATCTCTTCCAAACTGAGAACCCGCGCTTGTTTGCTTGAGAGGAATGCCTTCCACCGACGCAGGTGATTAAGTGCTGTCTCTAACGCCGATGCCGGAGACCTC
Protein-coding sequences here:
- a CDS encoding PD-(D/E)XK motif protein, yielding MSKHLPWDDIPVPTGEINRRLAAAGMRAPASWAVDHQGRRLFVLELAGDHWSRYQQSAVKVHGLDIDLRSSSSDNQLLVLTLESEQNIDLFHVLCNSLLAELVEARSPASALETALNHLRRWKAFLSSKQARVLSLEEIRGLFAEVWFLLELLGTPAGARGAVGAWHGPERAQQDFIFSDLAVEVKSLVATDPRTVRVSSENQLDSLQKLLYLLIVFVKESRDDSGQSLNQIVAEAQSLIAGTDVAFEFESKLAEFGYIPLREYDHPLLEVVGNQPFRVEDGFPRIIRSQVPNGVIRVKYQIELEHLEPFRCDYQLVLGSVP